The following is a genomic window from Episyrphus balteatus chromosome 1, idEpiBalt1.1, whole genome shotgun sequence.
atgcacaaaccgttatataataaggccttatagaggTTGTTGTAAGTGTTCTagaagatgttgaatttatgcataaaaaaaaagaattaattgaattttattccatttttttttattctcttttgattttttctgttttgcattttctacatattattttatttattttaattttttcctattatgtttcttttccttttttggaaattccactgctttttctgttgttctgaaatgatgagaatattattttaattgaaaaagaacacatttttttttattttcatcaagaATCGATCCCAcatacctctgcataccaagccagcaccttaccagtagaccatgctcgaatattaaagatgagtggaaaattaGGAGATAATTGAAACCACAAAtttaaatgcaatgtttttttctaatgcgttacaaacattgcatatctgcaggataaaaactttgcatacttacgagatgaaaacattgcatacttacaagaacctcttggaacaggtcttatgaaagccttctgtcactttaaaataaaaggcttctttagaacgtTTTAAACAGGTCTTCccactaacaattttgcttctataatgctttacagaagcaacaattgcatctgtaaagctttatagaaccaaaattgtttgtcgggttatAAAGGTCctctttaacttatatttacaaggcttcttcttaacacttctagatagccttaaggagacctcctttctttccaaaatggtaatacaaactatagcttgtcgaatcgaaaaaaatggaccttatgcaagtaaaattatTACTTGGGCTtatcgccatgtcaccttgtcgccatgtcaccttattgccttgtcgccatgtcccCTACtagcaattttgcttctataatgctttacagaagcaactgTTGCATCTGTAAAgttttatagaaccaaaattgtttgtcgggtcgCCTTGTCGCCGAAACTCGATTTTAATGAGTCTCACATACAAGAgtacacgcactttcacacacactcctctgtttgacattatattttgtctgacataaaaacagatttagaaaaaatttcGTGCACAATTAAGGCTTAACTagatacaccactttttgaaaaagtacaaaagtgaaaatattttttttctggctagcgcaatttttttgtgaaaaagagtatacaaattgttttttagaccaaaaaataagctttctgcatcattagttttaattttccaccccgaaaaactacacaaaaatgcatttggaaattttcacttttgtactttttcactttttgagccaatgtagttatacctttacaaaaatagatttcatcTTTTATTTGCCAGGAAAAATTTGAgacttttacacaaaaatcttaaaagcaaaaaaacgacgtaataaaggcttggccacaccggagggtatgcggtagcggtacgggtagaggtaacggtacttgtatgaaaaaaattccaaactgacatatcaacgttcagatgtggagtttttttcatacaaatatcgttaccgctacccgtacctctaccgcataccctccggtgtggccaagcctttaagtttTGCTCATTCACTAAAAGGTATCGTGCTAGTAGATTGATAAAAATTGAGTTTCTCAATTTCACAACATGAGAAAAAACTAGCGCTGCATGTCTTCGTAATTTGACATCCGAGAActgtcaattatttttttttccgtgacaagaaaatcaaaattttatttcagaaaaactTGTGCCAGGTGAAgataaaaacacaattttcctGAAAATGGCAGCAGCTCTTATGCACTCAATTCGTCGTCATATTGCTACAACAGCAATTAAGCAACAAGGAACAGCAGCAACCGCTGGAGAACATTCAGGTAATTCTAACAAAAATCTTTTGATTAATTTTCttctccaaagaaaaaaaaaatctttaggtTAAGAGGTTATGTAATCTAATAAGCTTGCTATTGATTTGAGTAATGAttctactaattttttttttcattttcaggtgGCTACAAACTATGGAAGCGATTGACCATCTTTGTTGCAATGCCAGCTGTTGGCTTGTGCATGTTGAACGCTTATCTTAAGCACCAGGAACACGCACACCACCCACGTCCAGCATTCGTCAAGTACGAATACTTGGGTATCCGAAACAAGCGTTTCCCATGGGGTGAAGGCAACAAGAGTCTTTTCCACAATCCAAAGGTCAATGCCTTGCCCGATGGTTATGAGACATAGAAAGTTGGGAGCCGTTTGAAAAGTCGATGAGGATAATTTCcagaaaaaaacacatttaagcTAGAGCCATGTAATTATTATCGAAAAGTAAAATACATATGTGTTCTCAGTAAATTTCtgaacttttattttgtttattattacttgttttgtttttccattAAATAACTATAAAGAACCAACCTTTAAAACTCTTGATTCTAATCTTGGACCTGTTATGCAAACGGAGTCATTCGTTATCATAATTGCTCATTTCTTTGCGAACTTTTCTTATCGATTTTTCTCCATGTAACagtatacaaaaacaaaattattgctGGTTTCTACTTTTTTAGTTCAGCGTATTCTGAAGTCATCATAGcgttgaacaaaaaacaacctgaCGAGCCATCGCTGCCTGCATGGGTTGCAAAAGTCGATACGACTGTACTTTATTAAGTACACAAAAATACACTaactaaatttttatacagTTTTGCGTTTCCGCTTATATTAATacacaacaaccaaaattagctttattttataaaagacCGGGCCAAATATGTTTTATGCAtcatagtctaagagccggcagcatattttggcagttttgatataaccgaaattcgagtgtgcacatatctagataagcaccacagtatgtcaacggaaaaagtctggcagtgatctttttcagcttttccttgccagacgcatccaaagtgcagtcaaaaatcaacttttgccgttttgctaggtattaaccgaataaataatacaccaaaaaatcataaaaaatcccctgatttcaaaaatgtgggtaccagaagtttttttcagctttcggcccgccagaccgctttgaagcattttgaaatgcatttttctaataaaaaacctaatagcttattttctgttgggtataaccgtatgatggtaacaaattaaaattctatgtctattcctggtttagaaaatataagtttaagccagatatttttcagccttccctctgccagacgcccttaaaggtttcccaaacaggtttttccatacaaaaacacctagtttctgttttttttcttataaaattgaaataatatttttttgtttagagtaaccatatgatggccaaatattaactttctctgccttttcctgatttagaaaatgtaagtttaagccagttttgtttcagcctaccctctgccagacgccctaaaaggtatctcaatagtacgggaaagttagattttgctatatgggggtctgggaaaaaatccgaaatgcattttgacttaagggatcgaaagagtctaaaaccacattttgtacaaccgcaccaagagtcattttgtttgtccctaaacaaaaaattgcaattttttgaagttttttgcctacagatcgaaaacggtctgtcaaatcgaaaaaccaatattgtaacaaatgaaggtaataaaaagatctacaacttttactacgaacaaatttttttaaaaacgctcaagtaaaagagatatgacaaaaataagaaaatcactttttgacgtgttaaaaaaaacacactaatgtcgttttcgattggacgtccagaagcgTCCGGAAACGTTTGGAAGtcttctgaaaccgttttattgaattaaaaatgacagcaagaacgcttctcagaagagaaattctcttctcgatttaaaatcagaatcaaatccagaagcactaatacatgaatatttaaaagtcaaaataatcactcaatcactaatttttttggtttttcattcaaaatgttattttttctgtaattaaacaaataaacgcattatatacttacttaaaatattctGCAAATCAACTGTCCCATTTATTAGCTGAATAttaccgtttttgaaaattaatttgtaatatttcatttcaaagaaaaaaaaattaatttatatttgacattcaaaattttacagaataactaacacaaacacaaaaaacagaattgagtggaagtgatacaaactgttttattggatttcagaatgagtgaatccttgagtgattccaatcgaaaacgacataactaTTACCTAACTAttattataggtcgtttcaaatcaaaagtcccatggaaaattgagcaaaaataaaaaaaactcattcgcttagtggaaggaagcatttatgaggcagctgaactttttctaaaattacgataaaataatgaagaacagttcttgatatccctattttaattaatttatccgTCTGTGCGgttcactgggttagcctcagaaagcagaggcaagtctcccgggcttgcatcactccatatccgcgaacaatacaaaaaaacatacaactatttagttatttatcatttgaaggcatttgggataactttgccgaagatattattataggactaggtgaatatggaccagaaatgtccagtttatatgatagcaattcataacttaaaattctattcacatcttttcatttgtataattgggcagtaaatatcttatttttatttttcaattattttggagtcgtaaccatagaaatcataaataaacaaattcagatttttcgtttgcttatttttttctctagcatttctttcattcaaacaagcatgatttgttgttatttttgagttgatttgtcgcaatgttctcaattttattggaagggagaaaataaactctgagtcaggacttttgatttgaaacgacctataccattagaatgaaaaaaaaaaaatatttttggcatTTAAGGTAGCAAATTTGGCGTTAAATGCGCTCCTGATGATTCGAAGTATTTCTCGAATTGAACGACATGAATAcagaaatgcatttaaaaattatttttatcttgaAGCAAATGGTTGCACTCAAGGGTTAAAAACCCAAATACGATACAACTCAAATTTATAATTGGCCTGTATAGTCCagaatcaattaattttaataatttttattattttagttatttttttttttcttcgttattatgcCTGGCCAAGGGCATACATTTTCTaggtgtctgaatttaaacaaattcccttagccctgatttttcaatggtcagttagactatcagaagaataaatgtcaatataaaaaaaacttttattcctaggaataagctctatctgaggtttatctgactattgaaaaattggcccttagaatattaaaattcacagtatatagtgtcggtaaacatcgaccaaaataaggcgtcttagtaagggtacgacagatctaactgatgagcccactgtcgtacctgggcgaaacgctttataaatttttggagttgaggtcacttgaacttataaattgaagTTTAGTTATTCGTTCAGAAAATATTAATCTCTTTATTCATTGTTCTTCAATCAAAGTGGCAAGAATCAAAACGTACAATTCTatacactttttatttcaatttcgatACAATGCTGGATTACGATTTTTTATCCCTGCTGCATGGCTAAAAAGGTAAACACCGAATCTAGCTGGATACTGTAGTTTAACTTAAACTGGAAATTGAACTGAATTCATGGTAAAAACGAAACTGTGAAgctgaaaaaatgttttggaaaTGGATTTGGGAAACCATAATAGACGTTTTACCCTAGGTGTGGTTACCCGAATCCCAAATCTCGTCTGTCGGGGGTTCAGGCGTCGATAGAACGGCTTTCATGGCTCTTTTTGTATTCAAGGGGAGAAGAGCGTAAGGatccaactttttttaagtGGTTGCcacttttcacaaaaaaaattttacttttgatgCACTTTAACACCAAAATGGTGAGTTGGGGGAcaagaattttaagttatttacatcaatttctaatttttataaataaatagttatttaaaaaaacagaaggGGTATTCATGCGGCCGACGGTGTAAGCTCTGGGTAAAACGGTAAAATGATAAACGAACTGAACCATACAAAATGTTGATACATTTACCACCTTCATGAATACCCCTAGTAATTAACCATCCATGTGAGCCGTTTCGtttattttctaagaaaagGACAAGATTAgctatttatttctttttgtttggtttaaaataaatttggatAAACGTGGACGCTCTTTTGTTACCCGGATTCAATGAAGACTACCAGAACTTTAATTCTGAATTTTATAATTGGTGCTTTGATTGGTCAGATGTCGTAAAAGTTTAGGTGGCATTTGATTCTGGTCAATCAGACccccttaaaaatatttaagttcaGGCGCCCTGCGTTGAACTCGGCCCTTATAATTAAATGTTAACAGAAAACCTAGGTAATGGAATACTCTACCTAATGCCAAATTAAAACGATCAGGACGTCTAcgctaaatatttttgttcgttaCTTAAAATGGTGGCTTTTAACTTCCTGATCGTTATCATGTTATTACTTTAAAACTTTATTATCGATTTCCATTTGAAACAAGGATTTTTGTAGAGATCCTAGTGAAAAACAAAAGCGAGTACACACAGCATCAACGCAACATACAATCTACTTTAGTTTTgatccaaaattaaatattttctttgattttaacttacatacatatataataaaaatttcaaaaacaaacttcttAAAATAAGTACCTTATCTTTATTTAACTGAttatataatttgttttgtgTACAATTCTTACACAGATaaaatagatatattttttaagtctGCATTTGGACTTTAAACATCATTTAAAGATGCTCATGCTGAATTCTTTTTAAGAATCATAGTTCCTCCTTTCATTTGAATACGGCCATCGCGTGTCATCTCAGCTACTTGCGCTTTAgacattgtaatttttttaacttttactttcTTATCATCAATAACCATTTCAACAAGCTTTTTGTCCTCTTGAGATGCATCAATTTTCTTCACAGCCACTAATGCGGCTGGCTTTTGtggagattttttaatttccttagAGACGGGGCTAGCTTTAACTTGTTGCACTCTAACTTCCGGAGTTGTTTCACTACGTTGACGTAACATTCGTTGATTTGTATTAGGCGACGGCTTAGATACCTTGTTCTGTTGCGATGGATCCTGCTTCACTGCTGCTACTCGTGGAGATGTTTTTCTTGTTGGTGTTTCGGTTTCGACTGGTTTTGGTATCGAACCAGTTACCAATGTTTTGTTTggtgtttctattttttttaccgaaaccGATTTCGATATGGCTTTTAGAGCTGCTTGAATGGTTGGCTGACGAGTTTTTGGTGTCGTTGAAACTGGCGGCTTAACAACAGCCTTTGGTACTGAAATTATTTTTGCTGCTGGAGTTGCTTGTTGTGGCTTCTTATTTTCCTTTGGCGACGATGAACTAGAACTGGCTGGTGATATTGCATTACCAGACTTTATCGGTACTTTTCGACGAAGTGGTTGTGTTTGTTTCACTGAAACAACTTTTGCTACTTCAGCTGGTTTTCCatagattttctttatttttgcagGAGGTTCGCTGTCTTGTTCGCTCATTTCAATTATATTCATAAGTTCTAATGTTTCTTCATCTATAGTTTCGTTTTCTGTGGAAACTAAAGAAGTGTCGATTGATGCTTGGTTATGATTATCAAGTTGATTTTctgcaaataaacaaaaaatacattaaaatttgtaaatcaaTGAAGTTGAACGTttgaaaaacattgtttttttttttttttgatacgggaatatttttctaaatgttCCTTAAATGTTTACATAGATGTATTTAGATTTCTTGCTGTTAGTATATATTCATAGATTTCAAGGCTTTTCtgggttttcattttatattgaACATCTTGCTCGAAATCATTACACATTAGTGAGAACATTGAGTAAACTTATTAACTTCCAAAATGTGATTTATCCATAAAAGGCCATCTGAAGCTGAACCATGACAAGTATAGAAGAAATGGTATTCTGAAGACCTCTGAAAGATTTTCTTTGTTGGGTTGGGCGAACAGTAAAATGCGTTTGTTGATGAGCTAAAGTCTTTTAACATTTAGGATAAATCAAATCTGGTTGACAATGGAATATAAACTAGTTTGCAATCTATTTGTCATATTTTAAACTACtgaattaaaaccaattttttcacTTCGTTAAGGACGAAATACACTTAAAAATTTATGTTAATCGataagtaaaaaatatatttattatttatgtattGCATTCAACCCATTCGTGTCGTAGGAAAAGCATTTGAGGTTTAACTTATTCCCACATGATTTATGATTCACTGAGAAGAAtatgtaaatattatttttttttagcacttGACAAGATGGGGGCCAAAAAATCGATGTACATTGTATATATTCTCAAAATTCTATAGATTTTCcaaaaacttcataaaacaCTCATGGATTTTAAAAGGAAGGCTTAATAGGTATGACAAATTCAAGTAAAGGCAGAGCTGAATGATTTATTATCATCCATTTACTGTAACAAGAGAGGACAGAACATTTTCTGGAATAATGTATAAACATGTATTTTGTGTATTGAACAAACAATAAATACTTAAGCGGTAGTACGCTTACAAACTTAGTTTAAAAACTTGCCTTCACCACGGGAATTACGAATTAAATAtgtctatatacatttttttagtaaaaaaatgtgtttattgaAGCGAAGACATAATGTGGGATTGCAACATCATCTGATTAGGAAATTACCTTCAAGCATTCTCCCTCTAGATCTAATAGCAGTTCGTTGACTAATAAGTTTCAGAAAATGGAGAGTGGTCTCCACCTTTGTTTAGGCATTGCCGTATTGACCAGACAAGATTTTATTTCCTGTCCTaaataaatatcattttttcCAAAGTTTTAAGTAGGAATAATGGATAGATAATATTTAATAGGTTTTACATCGTTTGTAGCAAGGAGTTGGAGTGATTTATAGTATCACAGAAGAATTGAGATTGATATGCTTAATATTTCAGAAACAGAAAAGTTAGCAATGAAGCTAACTTCTATTCAAACAATTTACTTACCCCATTCAGCTTCGTCCTTGACAATGACATTTTCCtcagtttcttcttttttcaaagtatcATCTGGAAATTCTTCATACAGAAACTCTTCAATTACCTCGTCCATTTCTTTAGTTGAGGTTTCGTTTGAATTTGTATCttgattttttgcatttttttcagcCAAAGCATTTCTTCTAGTATCCTCATCGTAGGCAACCATCTCATCGGCATGCGAAGCTTTGGTGTGTTCTTCTAATCTTTCATTTGTCATGTAAATAAAATCGCAGAACTCGCAAGCATAGGCTTCACCTTCGGCATGCTGTCTAACATGTTCAGTTACAGTTTCAATATCATCAAATGCATCCTTGCACAGCGGACAAACCATTGTTTGAGCGGCATGCACAGCCGAGTGATAAATCAAGTCATCTCTCGTATTGAATGGTTTCTGACAATCAATGCACTTATATGAACCAGAGCCATTTTTGTGGGAACGCATATGTCTAGTCAAATGATGACTAAGTAGATAGGATTTAGGGCAAAGCTTGCATGGATAAGGACGTTTTCCAGCATGGGCTGTCAAATGTCTAGATAATTTACTTGGGGTTGGGAAGCTTTGGTCGCAATATTGACATTGGAATGGTTGTTGACGACAGTGAACAACTTCGTGACGTTCCAGGCCTTGCTTGAAGGCAAAAGCTTTGTTACAAATCTTACACACAAATGGTCGGTGTTTACGATGCCGTTCAGTGTGCTTCTCCATTTCTTCTTGCGATATAAAAGATTTCTCACAGAACACACATATAAACTTGGGAATATCAGTGTGTGTTTTTTCGTGACGATGTAACAAAGTAGAGCGCGTAAAACCTTTGTTGCATACAACGCATTTATAAGGCTTCTCACCAGTGTGCGTCAAGTTGTGCTTCTGCAAGTCGTATTTGCTGAAGAAACTCTTGTCGCAGAATTCGCAGAAGAAGCTTCTTTCTCGATTATGATTCACCAAATGAATATCAAGTAATTGTTGCAATGGAAAAGAACGTTCACAATGCGGACAAGGGTAAACGTTCGTCTCTAATACTGTGGTTTGTGCTAGAGATTCTTTTATATCAGGCACATCTTGCTCAAGAATCTGAGTGACAATTGAAAGATTGCCATCGTCATCACGTTGTAACACCGGTTTCGTCATTATTGGCTCGATAACTCGTTGAGCCTCTTTATTAAGAATGCGAATGGCcgatttattcaatatttttacaaccgaaGTTTTGCGGACAGCAGATTTTGCTGAAACTGAAACTGGTGCTTTTTTTGGTGTGTATTCTTCTTCAGCATCTGGTTCATCTATTTCTACATCTGTCTTCTGGGATTGCTGTCTAGTTTGAGTTGATTTTTTGTTCGGAATTTGAGTTTTGATGTTCTCTGGTTTTATGGTTATAGCAGGCGATTGATCTTCTTCCTCTTCGACAATTTCTTTTATAGTTTCTACAACTTCTATGGGTTTGGGAACTTGTAATGCGTTCAGATTTTTTTGagcagatttttctttttgtaaaagttcagttggaatttttggatggtCCATTGCAGGCGACCATTGTCCAGTAAGAGGATAGTGACGAAGGCATGTATCGGCTTTCTTGCACATTTGCTTAAAGCGATAACAATAGTCGAAAATTAAACGACATTCACTGCATACGTAACCAGGCATacaatcgtttgaaaaaacctaaaaatgaaaaaaaaagtaggtactgaaataaatattgttatttAGTACATGTGCAGTTGAAAAAAAGTAttggcaagtattggttttattatgataatttttttgataattcttcGTATCAGGGGTCTATTTCACAGCAAACTTCATTATAAGttacatcagctacatcaaCGACTTGTTGTGGCATTTTGGAGTTCTTGAAGTATTTTATAGAACATTTGTACACTATGAAGTGTAGTTGTGTACataatttttaagatatttcataaaagttttcttctacattgaatcaacgTTGACTATTTTAcaatttatgttacgtttttttctctcagtgtatGTTAAGCTTTTGTGTAGGTTATGCATAAGTAAGTTCATTCATCGTTTACCGAATTTCTGGTAGATACTAGGGCACAATTTTTAacgatttagaacaattttaagGCCATTTTAGTAACTTACTAAGTCAAAAAGCAGTTCAACCAGTTCATTcagtagtttttattttatcatcttacgttttcgtgAACCACAACTacgaattaattaattttatcaatttcttttttgttataattttctacaataattgactCACTGCATAAGcaattgaatgaatgaatgaatgttgGGAGGGGGAAGTTCCACTGCGACCTTTAAGTTCTATTGTGCCCCCAAATTAGGCTACAAATTATTACAGCACGGTCTCCAGTTTCGGTACTTTTCAGTACAtaagcagttaaaaaaaaaattaaaaaataactgtgcactttttctttaaaaaaaattgaaatttctttttcgatgccaattgtaaaaaaaaaaaaatttatacaaaaattaacacaTTTCGTAATGGTACAAAGAATATTCTTTATACCATGACctttagtataaaaaaaattatagtaccGCAGTTGGCcaactattttaaatatttgtgttGTGTGTctaaagggaattttaaaatggtATTACATAGTTTTTATAGTATCTTCTAGAGCAGTGTTTTTCAAAGTGTGGGTCGCGACCCACTAGTTCTTAAGAGGGTCGCGGCTGCAAGCC
Proteins encoded in this region:
- the LOC129917969 gene encoding cytochrome c oxidase subunit 6A, mitochondrial; its protein translation is MAAALMHSIRRHIATTAIKQQGTAATAGEHSGGYKLWKRLTIFVAMPAVGLCMLNAYLKHQEHAHHPRPAFVKYEYLGIRNKRFPWGEGNKSLFHNPKVNALPDGYET
- the LOC129917861 gene encoding zinc finger protein with KRAB and SCAN domains 8-like — protein: MGDIVETRQSELRDKKICRFCLTQNASDLTNIYSRSRENRVKTAPLPLQVMACVSIEVFSNDCMPGYVCSECRLIFDYCYRFKQMCKKADTCLRHYPLTGQWSPAMDHPKIPTELLQKEKSAQKNLNALQVPKPIEVVETIKEIVEEEEDQSPAITIKPENIKTQIPNKKSTQTRQQSQKTDVEIDEPDAEEEYTPKKAPVSVSAKSAVRKTSVVKILNKSAIRILNKEAQRVIEPIMTKPVLQRDDDGNLSIVTQILEQDVPDIKESLAQTTVLETNVYPCPHCERSFPLQQLLDIHLVNHNRERSFFCEFCDKSFFSKYDLQKHNLTHTGEKPYKCVVCNKGFTRSTLLHRHEKTHTDIPKFICVFCEKSFISQEEMEKHTERHRKHRPFVCKICNKAFAFKQGLERHEVVHCRQQPFQCQYCDQSFPTPSKLSRHLTAHAGKRPYPCKLCPKSYLLSHHLTRHMRSHKNGSGSYKCIDCQKPFNTRDDLIYHSAVHAAQTMVCPLCKDAFDDIETVTEHVRQHAEGEAYACEFCDFIYMTNERLEEHTKASHADEMVAYDEDTRRNALAEKNAKNQDTNSNETSTKEMDEVIEEFLYEEFPDDTLKKEETEENVIVKDEAEWENQLDNHNQASIDTSLVSTENETIDEETLELMNIIEMSEQDSEPPAKIKKIYGKPAEVAKVVSVKQTQPLRRKVPIKSGNAISPASSSSSSPKENKKPQQATPAAKIISVPKAVVKPPVSTTPKTRQPTIQAALKAISKSVSVKKIETPNKTLVTGSIPKPVETETPTRKTSPRVAAVKQDPSQQNKVSKPSPNTNQRMLRQRSETTPEVRVQQVKASPVSKEIKKSPQKPAALVAVKKIDASQEDKKLVEMVIDDKKVKVKKITMSKAQVAEMTRDGRIQMKGGTMILKKNSA